The Maylandia zebra isolate NMK-2024a linkage group LG7, Mzebra_GT3a, whole genome shotgun sequence genome contains a region encoding:
- the LOC143419501 gene encoding uncharacterized protein LOC143419501 produces MRRKRSSRSIFRDPYDVIERQRREGRPRVIQLESLTRRSRTLTQLFQGTLQTRLLASTRDDVNAKLESITGQLQLLVSEWEGFEAQREELVIWLADMDVRLSEVDQLTGNTSEKLKQLQVWACFDMTYI; encoded by the exons atgaggaggaagagaagcagcaggagcatctttagggatccctatgatgtcattgag aggcagcggcgagaggggagacctcgggtcatccagctggagagcctgaccaggaggagtcgaacattaactcagctcttccagggcaccctgcagactcGGCTGTTGGCATCGACAAGGGATGACGTGAACGCcaaactggagtccatcacaggtcaactgcag ctccttgtctcagagtgggagggatttgaagcacaaagggaggaacttgtcatttggttggctgatatggatgtccgcctgagtgaggttgaccagctgacaggaaacaccagtgaaaaactgaaacaactgcaggtgtgggcttg